tatagcttaggATTTGAAAAAAGCAATTAAAATATCTTTACTAaattaatgaaaagaaaatatggtatcAAAACGGTTCCCTTTCATAGATGACAGGATGATGAGAAACCTTTTCCTCTACTCTCATCTCCTGCACCCAAAGCAGAGGTATCGCCATCGTCAAAGGACGCCGCCTCCTGCAGTCGCTGCTGCCTCTGCCGCAACTCGCCCACCACCTTTTGCATTGCGGTGTCCGCGCCTGCGTCATCTCCGTCGCACCCCAGGAACACCTCGGCAATCTCCGCGGGTGTCATATTGACCTCCCCTAGCAGTGCTTCTGCCTCCGCCATCAGCTCGTGCTCCTCCACCTCCAGGTAGTTCCGTGCTAGCACTCGGAATGCTGCCGGGCAACAATAGGATAAGTGGATGTGTCGGTCCATCCGGCCCGGTCGGAGCAGGGCCGGGTCAAGCCGCTCAGGATGATTGGTGGTAAAGATCATGAGTCGCTCCCCTTCGGACGACGTCCATAGGCCATCCACGAAGTCTAGCACACAGGAGAGGTTTGTCGTCTCCTCCGCACCATCATATTGTGTCTCTTCCTTTCGGTCGCTGAGGTCGAGGGAGCAATCGATGTCCTCGACAACGATGACAGACCGGGGGGTGGTGGATTCTAGGAGACGACGGAGTTCGAAACTGGAGTCGACAGCAGTAAGCTCGATGTCGAAAACGTCAAACTCGAGGAAGTTGGCGATGGCGGCCACAAGGCTTGTCTTGCCCGTCCCTGGCGGGCCATAGAGGAGGTAGCTTCGCTTCCAAGGTCGCCCGACACGAGCGTAGTAGTCCTGGCGACCGACGAAGCCGAGGAGGTCGGCGCGGATGTCATCACGGAGGGTTGGGTCGATGGCGAGGGTGTCCAAGTTGGAAGGGTGGGCGAAGGGCATAGAGGACCAGAAGCCGCCATCATCGTTTTCGAGGGCATTAGTGTAGAGGCGGCGCTCGCGGGTCATGAGAAGGATGCTCTCCGACTCCTCGAGGATGTGGGGGATGTAGACGGAGCTAACAACATGGCGATGCTGTCGAGGGAAAGAAAGCTTCAGGTGGCGTTGTCTGTTCGAGGACTTCGTAGGGGAGCGTCCGATGTCGGAGCTCCATCGGAGGGGGATGCCGCGGAATGTGTCGTCGGTGATGTGGTAGTCAGGGAGAAAGGCGATGGGGCGTGAGGAGCTACTACCCATGAAGAGGCAAACGGCGGCGGCATCAGCGACACAGTGGTGGCCGAGGTAGATCTGGGCAGCATAGTAGAGATCGTCGACAGTGCTGCCGTCATACTTATGGATGATGATGGTGGTTTCAGGGTCGAGTCTCGTCAGGAGGCGACGGAAGAGGGAGCGGACGCAGCGGCGGAGCTCCTCAGGGAAGAAATCTCGGATCGCTGTCCTTAGGAATAACAGCGTCCCAAGCAGCGAACTTACGGAACTCCAATCCCATGCCATATCTCTGTACGTCCATCCGGTGACATTTATATTTTATAGATGAGACAAATTATAATTCGATTAGGACTTGCGGTGCATATTATTATCGATTAGGACACATCAGATTTTTTGATGCCTACCAATGTAATGTCTCGTGCGTAGTTGCATCATATGTAACTTTGCTCCAATATCATAATCATATGGTTCAAATATCTTTTGGCTTTCTTGTTTAGGACGAATGCATCGTATATGCAAAGGATAACATTTTAGGACACAAGTAAAATGAAGATAgggtttatcttttttttctcaaaaaaattaaatttaaatgtcAATAGGGCTAAAAAGACCTCTTttcctaaacaagaggcatgaatTTAGTCACTTTAGTGATTGATTTGATCATGCCCATAGTGCTTGACTAGGGTAATCTTGGTTTAGTTTGGGATTAGTTTAGGTAATCTGTTTGAAAAAAATGTAttttatattatgattattaatacTTAGATTAACTTAGCGGTAAAGTCAGGTTTGATCCATTCGAATTGATGTAATGatgtgaaagatattaatattagACATAGGGTATGATCGGAGGAATCGATAgatttaaattaaagaaaaaaatagagtcaaaattaAGATGTGAAATTAATTGGTCAAAACTGAAAATGTTGCAAAACAAAAATATAGgatccaaaaaagaaaaaaaaaaatggtggaaaCCCCTAAGAAGATTTTGGTTACAATTTTGATTTGGCTTGACTATACTTACAGCCGCAATAGAAAGCACTAAATTGTCTGACAAAGATGAATCATCTCATGCATTGGTAATCTGTGGTAGGAAGGTTAGCTAATGTTCTATCATCGATTGTGATGAACTAACTAAGAGCTGAGACGGAGAGCTTGCTTGGTATCCAAGATATGTATCAGTGAGATGAGAGCATCCACCATGTGTACAGCCTATGCCACATACATGCATTCCAGCTTTTAATCGATATATATGTGGTCAAACAATAACATCAACAAAATGGTTAGTCTCTCTGGGCAAGACTGTAATCTAGAACAGTATTCAAAAGTATCATATTTAAAACTGGAATGCATGTATGTGGCATAGGTTGTACACATGGTGGATGCTATCATATTTAAAACTTATTCATTGTCTTTGGTAGTAGTATCACGTGGATGGTAGATCACCTTGAACTGTTTATCGTGAATCATTCAGAACTTACGAAATTTATGAATTTGTATTATCGACGTAAACGTATAatacgacttagacaaaaccaactaagtccgtgacaatatatGTTCATacaatcttaaatgattttctctcattttatcccATACCAAAACGATACTTAATTATTCacgaataaattttttttttttccttctggcTAATGTATCATGTTCATATTATCAATTTTGTCTTCATCTTATCCTCCATAAATACGATATTTAGttgattataaataaaaaaatatattttttcatccTTTCTAATAAATTCACATATCCAActcaacataaatatatatatatatatatatatattaattttttatatatttagtgtATGTAGTGTCATCATTTATGTAGTGTCATTCTATTCTAACTCTGAATAATCATGTATGTAGTGTCATCATTTTAATCATTCTATTCTAACtctgaataatatcttcatcttaaataattaatcatatatatatatatatatatatatatatatatatatatatatatatatatatatatatatatatatatatatatatatatatatatatatattggtctaTCCAATTTGATCTAACCATGTGATCATCGTCCTCTCCAAGCCATTATATTAACACTCTATCACATACACTGGCTTGGGTCTCGTTTGCACCCACTCTGCCTCCTGGGGCTGATGCCTGCCATCGTTGATCGATCCCTGTGCAGTAATCATCTGGAGAAACATTGCGGAGTAGATATGGCAAACAGTGCAAGGAAACAACAGCAGCTTGTGGAATCATTGACCCATGTAAAGTAATCTTCAGAAGCAACACTACAGAGAATGAGGAACATATTTCAGATTCCTGGACATCTTCCCCCCTTCATTTGACACCAGAATAAGTTCCATCCACAACATTGAGGAATCTCTTCCTCCTTGTAGAACTCAATCTTCAACTTGTAGAACTCATGTCAACATGTTCGTACAATCATTAACGAGGTGAAAATCCCATGAGCAATAATTCATAGGTTTTAATTTCACGAAGGAGAGATTGCAAAGCCATGACACAGATCTTACAATCCTAATGACTCAACTCACAAAATTGTCACAACACAGACAATGATAGGCTATAAACCAATTGGAAACAAGAATCCATGAGAAGAACACTGTTTAGTATTTATGTATGCAGAAAGATGTGGAGGACAATTTCCTCTGTTACATGAATACATCAACCTATTCTAACCCATGCATGGAGAAGATGGGAAAAGAAGGCAAGAAATTACAGGAGGCCATGAAGAAGCAACAGATCAAACTACACGAATTCTCTTCTTGGGAGGGAGAGAAAGGAAGACCGAGGTAAGATCGCGAGGCACGGCGCAGAATTCCCTCGAGGGAGCCACCGGCGCTCTCCTTGCCGGCTTCGGCTTCTTCGGAGCCGGCGGGCACACGAGGAGGGGCTTAAGAACGTGCTCCTCCGACTTGGGCGTGACACAATCATCGTCGTCGGTGCTGGTGACCTCGGGGCGGCGGCGGCCTTCGGCCGGCTTGTCCCGGATCGGCGCTGTCTTGATGGGTGGAACCAGAGGCAATTCACCCATTACGACCACCTCGGCGCCCATGGGCACTGAAGACGAAGATGTTACAGAGACCGCGAGAGAGACAGACGGGTAGCTTGGGAAAGGGCggaggtgaagaagaagaagaagaagaagaggaacaaaTTTGGAGGGAGAGGGAAGGCCGAAGAGTTATATAGTCACAGAAGAAGAAGGCGAAGGGGTAGAGAGGCATCCGATTGCGTGCGAATAAGAAACGCAAGGGCACATCCGTCATTCGACATGGGGAAGATGCATTcaagtgcactaattgcagcattCAATTACACGAAGCGATTCGATATAGTAATGACGATTTAGAGCGGCCCTGAAGGATTTAATGGTGCCGAACAACCTAAAGGCCCTTCAATTTAAGCAAAACCACACGAGTGCCACTCCCCCCCGGTGGAACGTTTCAACGGCTCCGCGTTCCACATCGCCCGGCAGGCAAAAGCTGCTCCACCCACGTGGCGTTTGGTGGCTCGCTGGGGTTTGAGCTTCCTTGCGTCAGACTAACCGACACCCTTTTCTTTACCGAATCAAAAGGTTTGATGCCATGTTCATCACGTGGAAGCCATGTGATGACGAGAGTGGACCGATCCCGACCACCATGACGCTATCAAAGCATCCGATGCGATGATGAAATATGATAGACCGGTGGCATGTTCGTGGCCTAATTTGCGGAATGATGAGGTGGAACAAGTCAGGCAGTAGCTGGACCAACTCGTTCATCCAACCTTCCAAGCATGCCTCATTCTTGCTTGGGCATTCATGTAACTAAAAAGCTGTGCTACAATGGAGACATGGGGAAATCCACGGAAGCTCATCATCAAGTTTGGTAGAACCAGCCACGAACAGTTTGCCCGTGTACTTGCTAACCAGCAGTCTATATTGTTAGCTGTTAATTGGAATCTGAGAGAACTGAGGCATGGCTTGTGTGTTCGAGACAAAGAAAAAAAGATGGGCAAAGAGCTGGAGACAGCCAAAGCCATTTGAGTAAAAAGGAGGGGTCGATGCGAGCACAGGAATGATTGGAGCACGCTGCAAGTTCCTGAGAGCAGCCTTGTGGTGGTGTCGAGGGTTGTTCAAATCTGTGCTGGACAAGAAAGAGGCAAAGCAGATCTTTTGGAGTTTCTTTCACTTCATTGCCATGTGAAAAGCTCTCACCAAACGAAACCAACAACTCGAGGATATCTCACGGTATGAGAGGTGTGTTGAGGAAAGCAACTCAGGCCATGTccacccacctctctctctctctctctctctctctccgtgtcTCCACACCTAAGAGAAAAAGACCATCGAAATAACCATAAGGAAAAGTCTCTTTGTACTCTATTTCTCAGTTTTTGACCtcacctctctttctctctacccCCTCAAAAGAAAAGACCTCAGCATATTCTTTAATCCATCTCAGATTCtgtcccacctctctctctctctctctctctcaagaaaaGACTACAGTAAATTATAAGAAAGAAGGTGGCTTCCTTTGTATTCTATATATGGGGACAGGTGAGAGGGTCTTCAGAGAGCAAACCAAAGGTGCAGAGTAGTGAATGAATCCTCCTTGCGTGTTCTGGCCGTCAACAGGCACATGGAATGGAGTAAAGAATGGAGAGTACCCACCACTCACAAGCAACTTCCTTCAGCTGCACACTTAACAATTGGAGTCACAGATCCCTATCCCCTATCCCTTTCCCAAGCCACTATGGACATTTATTCCCAGGTACTCTTTGTATATTATGTCTCAGCCTTCAAAGCTGTGACAGTGTACAGATTCAGGTTACCAATGGCAGATATAGTGTTGAGTTTTTGATAACTCAGCTTTCAACAAGAAGAGGTTGTTGATGATTCTGCTAACCAAGTACAGCTTCTATACCTAGAGTTTAACCTCTAGGGATCAGTTTAAGTGTGCATGCTGTTGTTTTGAGGTGTTTTTACACAGCAAACTTTATGGATTGTAACCACTTTTTCTAATCACCAAGTATAACACTTCAAGTAGCTCTAGTGTGTCTAAGCTCTAACCTATGTAGTAAGATGTGCAATTCTAGACCCTGAGGACAAATGCAATTCTCTAGTAGAACATATAGATTGAGGAATCTAGATAAGCCTATATGGAAGAGAGTTTTTTTATGTATATAGGAAACAAGAGAATTAAAGGATTCATGCAATCTACAGAGAAAAATAACAGGAGACATGTAAGATTTTCATATAACAAAATATATTACCACAGAGAGAGATAGTGGTGCATGAAGAACACTGAGGGTTTGAGAAGCAAGATGAAAAAGGAAACCATCTCTTTCAAACTAAATATCAAATGTAGTCACTAAGTAGGCAACTAAATACCAAGCAGATATAGATACATGAAAAAGATGATCAATTTGCTTATTAGCTTCTCAGTAAGGTGAGAAACATGGGTGTTATATTTGTAATGATTGTCCTTTTGGTTCTTAAAATAGATGAATTGATTTTCTGTTTGAATACTTAATGCTCGACATAAAAAATATGAAGAGTTATTATTGTTTGCAACACTTGCCTCTTATTCATAAAATTTAAGTATCTAACATTTTTTATTGAGAGGAATTGAAATTCTGCTGCTCGTTTATTTGAATTTGTATTGATTTCGTCAGGACAAGAACATAAGAACATGTGGGCCAAGTCATCCAAAAATACACAAAAGATGTTCCTTGATGATGAATCATAGCTCACACTTGTTATGAGATCTATCTTCAGTGTCGAAGCTTATATGCCAAAAGGTTTTAGGGTCCTTTTCATTAATGACAGAGCTCCTAGATGTTCTTACCTACTGAGTCACTCTGAAACATTAAAGCAACAAAGGTGCATGACACCAAGAAACTAGAGAAGTTTGATGGGCCTATGATGTGCAACATGTTTATTTGGAAGATTGGGTAATTTAGAAGGTTTTCAGATCCCAATGAGATCTAAATCTATTGCTTTGTCCTTAGGCTTTCTCATGTGCAAGTGCTAAAAGTAGTTCTGAATAAGAAATGATAAGGAGAGAATGCTACCCATGCACCCGATCCATATTGTAAGGAAATTCTCATGAGCATTGGATGCTTTCCAATGCTGCCATGGTGTTCATAGCTTGATGGGCATTTACAAACTCAGATCACTGATGTAGTTTCACTCTCAATACACTGATCTGAGACTGTTGGCCTCTTCCTTACTGACATTGAAATAATTCTTAGGCTAGCTATTCTCATCTAGTGAACATCAAAATGCTTTCTGCATAGCTGCATACGATGATTCTTTTCTGGACTAAGACAGTGTCCAGCAACTGAAGTTTCAGTCAGACAAAGAACTAATATCACTTCCAGTAGTAGGACTGTTTTTACCCTAACAGATAAGCTGTAGTTGATAAATGCCAAATAAGTTCTTAAAGTCATCAGCAAAACCTAAGTGTATAAAACAAGATCTACAATGCTTTGCTATTCAAATTATTAGTATGGTTTAAGCTGTTTGTATGTTCAACAAGATGAAGAACCAAACGAAGTAGTAATATTCCAGGATCTGATTGACTATTTTATTCTGGTCCAGATGCAATGGCATGTCATTAATTAGAGGAAAAAAACACACATTTAGGACTTGGGTGCTCATATGATTTTTATGGTGAAACGGTGAGTTGTCAAGCATTGTGTGCCAAGCATGTCAATTAATCATATTGACATGCAGGGGGACAAACATGCGTTGAGTAGGATTCCAATGTCTTTATTTCTCAAAGAAAATGGATCAGTGGTGCTAATATAACCTTCTTACCTCCTCCGATCCTCCCAATCAAGCATTGGATTCCAAATCCCTCCTCCATTTAAAGCATATAATCCATTCCTATCAAAGAACAAACAAGAACAGTTCTTTTAATTTTAAGCCTTGCACAAAAGTCCATAAATAACACAATTTTAAGAGTTTTTCAAGTCATGTAATTTGTAAATGACTAGATGCATGTATTCTAATTTAAGATGAAAAGGAAAATTGTTATCTTTTAATATATATGGCTATGCTCTTATGTAGGTCACAATCCAATTAAGCCATATTTCTAATAGGCTGAGTGGCTGGGGAAATCTAAACCCTACGAGGATTGGAATCTCCTCATAACATCTTAGCCCTTTAGGGATCTCATGCATCCCATTACAGTTATTCAGGCCCACTGTGTACCCATTAAACACAAACATATAATAGATTTCCAAAGGATAAAAATGAAGggaagttttttttttccaatatatatttatattttcgcAGGTGACATTGACACCATACAAGTGATATTCTTAATTTGTTAATATGGGGTTAATAAGGAAAATCACACTTGAAAAAAGagacaaatcaacaaagtcattgTGCCAGAGGAAGAAAATATGGACTTGCTCTTCTTAAACATCTAACCAAATATTTTTAATTCCATATACCCAGTGACATGTTTGACAATTGATAAAATATCAGGATTTCCAATTCTCAGATCTTATTCATTCCTTCATCCTATTCTCCTACCACAATTATACATGGACATGGATCCCAACTACCTGATTTAATAAGAGATGCACACTGCAAAAATATCCCATGAGAAAttgatgaatgaatgaatgaacgaAACACTAAGACTTGAGAGATTGTGCATTTCTTATAATAGAGAGAGAGTTTATGAAAACTAGCAATATTAGCAAGGAGCACTAGAATACATCTAGGTAAGTAAACAGGTTGGATTCAAACTAAATATAACTAACATTGGCAATCTACATGATCTAAATATGGATTTGAATCCTGTAATTTTCGATTTAAGTCCCACATTGGACCCAATAATCGATTTCTATATTATTACAGATAGAATTAAGATTCATAATCAAGTttgataatgttttttttttttccaagggTAAGAGATGAAAGCGGGATTTAAGTCTAACACCTTACAATGATCTAAAAAAGTCCAATTAATGTAGTTAATCTAGCTAACacattcaaaaaatatatcagaCGAGATTTCGGACCCTCATATGGCAATAAGTAGTATACCActaaaactatatatattatgAGATTGTGAACCTCGATCTTTGATAGATGAGTTTGGTACaccatcatcaaaataaactaatGTTTAAGGTGCAAGTGTGATAATGTTAACTAAAAAGTATGATACAAATATGATAATAATTTTTAGTTATATTTTGAGGTGCTTGTGTCCAAGTCTATCGACCACACTTATCGTAGGTTAATGGTTCCCTATAACAAGCCAACCCGGTCCCAACTAGGGTTCACCTTACCAATTCGAGTCGATGTACCGGTTAGTCGATCGTATAGTACGTACCACCCCATACCGATGTACCATGTGTCGCCATAGCGGGGCTTATCAACGACATAGGAAAATGATAAAAATTAACTCCAAAAAATCCTAaaagatagaaaagaaattagattataagttttaagttagaaataaatataaatttagtataaatttagcaaaaataatctaatttATGAAATAATAGTGGCATATATCTTTTCGGGCTTCGAGGAACAACTTTGTGGTATGTTCTAGACTATCCTtccattgatattgaattatctgtaaagaaatgatttaaattattagattatgaGTTAAACaactaaactttaagattcaaattaatCAAGTAATCCATCAATGGATACACCTGTTTCTACTACCAAAAAAATGATGAGACTCAAATGGGCAATGGATCAAGATCCTCGATCCTACGTatttatatcaatttaatatgtttattggACCCAATCCTAAAATTAATCCCATAATATAGTATACTAATACACCGTATATCAttagtgcatcaatgtggtgatggtcgtagttTGATCATCATGAACTGCACGTGTCCGAGACGACTCTTGCGATAAGTACGATTGTAGCACGT
This genomic stretch from Musa acuminata AAA Group cultivar baxijiao chromosome BXJ3-9, Cavendish_Baxijiao_AAA, whole genome shotgun sequence harbors:
- the LOC135650038 gene encoding AAA-ATPase At3g50940-like, with amino-acid sequence MAWDWSSVSSLLGTLLFLRTAIRDFFPEELRRCVRSLFRRLLTRLDPETTIIIHKYDGSTVDDLYYAAQIYLGHHCVADAAAVCLFMGSSSSRPIAFLPDYHITDDTFRGIPLRWSSDIGRSPTKSSNRQRHLKLSFPRQHRHVVSSVYIPHILEESESILLMTRERRLYTNALENDDGGFWSSMPFAHPSNLDTLAIDPTLRDDIRADLLGFVGRQDYYARVGRPWKRSYLLYGPPGTGKTSLVAAIANFLEFDVFDIELTAVDSSFELRRLLESTTPRSVIVVEDIDCSLDLSDRKEETQYDGAEETTNLSCVLDFVDGLWTSSEGERLMIFTTNHPERLDPALLRPGRMDRHIHLSYCCPAAFRVLARNYLEVEEHELMAEAEALLGEVNMTPAEIAEVFLGCDGDDAGADTAMQKVVGELRQRQQRLQEAASFDDGDTSALGAGDESRGKGFSSSCHL